From Candidatus Pedobacter colombiensis, one genomic window encodes:
- a CDS encoding TetR/AcrR family transcriptional regulator, with product MENPYKRKKDPEASKQLILNTAAEIGATADWHQVTFQAIADKTGLSKGGIIHHFRSKEELLEELVLQSLVELTEWIDEEKRTSGNNIAPIAFLHFVIKKSDDLHYRRAMKVILQAALINEHYKKMWDDWFTQHIAGGSVADLDINSLIIMLVADGLWYADNLGVYNITAKKKQQILNKLLSMQHE from the coding sequence ATGGAAAATCCATATAAAAGAAAAAAAGACCCGGAAGCCAGTAAGCAGCTGATCCTTAACACAGCAGCCGAAATCGGTGCCACAGCAGACTGGCATCAGGTTACTTTTCAGGCTATCGCTGATAAAACGGGCTTGAGTAAAGGTGGTATCATCCATCATTTCCGTAGCAAAGAAGAGTTGCTGGAAGAGCTGGTGCTTCAAAGCCTTGTTGAACTGACCGAATGGATCGATGAAGAAAAAAGAACCTCAGGCAACAACATTGCCCCTATCGCCTTTCTACACTTTGTCATCAAAAAGAGCGACGATCTTCATTACAGAAGAGCCATGAAAGTTATTTTACAGGCGGCGCTGATCAACGAACATTACAAGAAAATGTGGGACGATTGGTTTACCCAACATATCGCTGGTGGATCTGTAGCAGATCTTGATATCAACAGCCTGATCATTATGCTGGTTGCAGACGGATTATGGTACGCGGATAACCTGGGTGTTTACAACATCACAGCTAAAAAGAAGCAGCAGATCCTCAACAAATTATTAAGCATGCAACATGAATAA
- a CDS encoding FG-GAP repeat protein — translation MIKDYIVCFNILILALMLFISKAKAQLQYTGSIGSYPIQLFADLQAGNGVYVYKKINTPISLSITLKEGALKLIERDGTGKKEVASFVFEHFDAHASSIVGIWKNLSSGKPLPIHLKLDYDFKEDGQDQNWKDKEVLQAVSLKDQYFKTVLSKPKGEHYASVNQVKIIDKKTNVVKQEFKVDCQEMGMSSISLGDFNFDGFTDFAVFETSYAGPNTSSLYYLYNPKSESFEASEIRGISLEFDPELKRIIETNQSSAGRERRVTIYKVVKNKMVVVEDHDYIWDEKIQDYVEAKSKK, via the coding sequence ATGATAAAAGATTACATTGTCTGCTTTAACATCTTGATACTCGCTTTAATGCTCTTTATAAGTAAAGCTAAAGCCCAATTACAATATACCGGAAGCATTGGAAGTTATCCGATTCAGTTGTTTGCAGATTTGCAGGCAGGTAACGGTGTGTACGTATATAAGAAGATTAATACACCAATTTCATTAAGTATTACCTTAAAAGAGGGTGCTTTAAAACTTATTGAAAGGGATGGTACAGGGAAAAAAGAGGTAGCTAGTTTCGTATTTGAGCATTTTGATGCTCATGCTAGCTCGATTGTTGGAATCTGGAAGAACTTGAGCAGTGGTAAGCCCTTGCCAATACATTTAAAATTAGATTATGATTTTAAAGAAGATGGTCAAGACCAAAATTGGAAGGACAAGGAGGTGCTGCAGGCAGTCTCTTTGAAAGATCAATATTTCAAAACGGTACTTTCTAAACCAAAGGGGGAACATTATGCGAGCGTCAATCAGGTTAAAATTATAGATAAAAAGACCAATGTCGTAAAGCAAGAGTTTAAGGTTGATTGTCAGGAAATGGGGATGAGTAGCATTTCACTGGGTGATTTTAATTTTGATGGGTTTACTGACTTCGCTGTTTTTGAAACGAGTTATGCAGGCCCTAATACCTCTAGTTTATATTATTTATACAATCCTAAATCAGAAAGTTTCGAAGCCAGCGAAATCAGGGGGATTTCGTTGGAATTTGACCCTGAATTAAAACGGATCATCGAAACCAATCAGTCTTCGGCAGGGAGGGAGCGTAGGGTTACTATTTATAAGGTTGTAAAAAATAAAATGGTTGTTGTTGAAGATCACGATTACATCTGGGATGAAAAGATACAAGATTATGTTGAAGCAAAATCCAAAAAGTAG
- a CDS encoding heparin lyase I family protein, which produces MKKTALYLFALQQLFFCSVHAQNIKFSSIPERVNVQADSAKKNEIIDKEWVAVGMSKPYTLQYDYTLPFNGKPSYRFELKAEDNSLSGYAEGETKGRVEMSYSYATANDFKKFPASVYQNAQKLKTVYHYGKGICEQGSSRSYTFSVYIPSTMPDSASTIFAQWHGTPSRTLVSTPEGEIKLLTIDEFLSLYDRMIFKKNIAHDKVEKIGKDGKITYVAGKPNGWLIEQGGYPPLAFGFSKGYFYIKANSDRQWLTDKTDRNNAGMGNSEVMKPISSKYKTSTIAYKMPFAEFPKDCWITFVTDVEWTKYGKETNTILKPGKLDVTMSYVKAGKQQKRHIVNQEEILVGRNDEDGYYFKFGIYRVGNSTVPVSYNLSGYSETAR; this is translated from the coding sequence ATGAAAAAAACGGCCCTCTATCTCTTTGCGCTTCAGCAATTATTTTTTTGTTCAGTACATGCACAAAATATAAAGTTTAGCTCTATTCCTGAAAGGGTGAATGTGCAGGCAGATAGTGCAAAAAAGAATGAAATTATTGATAAGGAATGGGTAGCGGTAGGAATGAGTAAACCTTATACGCTACAATATGATTATACACTTCCTTTTAATGGGAAACCTTCTTATCGATTTGAACTTAAAGCGGAGGACAATTCATTGTCAGGTTACGCTGAGGGCGAGACGAAGGGCCGTGTAGAGATGTCGTATAGTTATGCAACCGCTAACGACTTTAAAAAGTTCCCGGCAAGTGTTTATCAAAATGCGCAGAAGCTGAAAACTGTTTATCATTATGGCAAAGGAATTTGTGAACAGGGAAGTTCCCGGAGTTATACTTTTTCGGTATATATTCCTTCTACAATGCCTGATAGTGCTTCTACTATTTTTGCGCAATGGCATGGTACACCGAGTAGGACATTGGTCTCTACACCGGAAGGGGAAATTAAGTTATTGACGATAGATGAGTTTTTATCGCTTTATGACCGTATGATATTCAAAAAAAACATTGCGCATGATAAGGTGGAGAAAATAGGGAAAGATGGTAAGATCACTTATGTAGCAGGAAAGCCTAATGGCTGGCTTATAGAACAAGGGGGCTATCCACCTTTGGCTTTTGGTTTTTCTAAGGGGTACTTTTACATCAAAGCAAATTCTGACCGCCAATGGCTTACTGATAAAACTGATCGTAATAATGCCGGAATGGGAAATAGTGAGGTGATGAAGCCAATTTCTTCGAAATACAAAACTTCTACCATTGCTTATAAAATGCCTTTTGCTGAATTCCCGAAGGACTGTTGGATTACATTTGTTACAGATGTGGAATGGACAAAATATGGGAAAGAGACAAATACTATTCTAAAACCAGGTAAACTGGACGTAACGATGAGTTATGTAAAGGCTGGCAAACAACAAAAGCGGCATATCGTTAATCAAGAGGAAATTCTTGTTGGGCGGAATGATGAAGATGGATATTATTTCAAATTCGGAATTTACAGAGTAGGAAACAGCACGGTCCCGGTTTCTTATAACCTTAGTGGCTATAGCGAAACGGCGAGATAA
- a CDS encoding YceI family protein: MKKIYAILVIALLATNLSFGQTILKADPMHSKLTFTVEHFGISDVFGLFQKFDVTVTSSKPDFSDAVFELSTDLASINTEVKMRDDDLRSPHFFDVEKYPLMTFKSTSIKKDGKDRYKLTGNLTMHGVTKPVTMDLWYRGTMLDQMSKKQRYGFQLAGTLNRYDFNIGPSYPEIAISNLVRIKADGEFIK; the protein is encoded by the coding sequence ATGAAAAAGATATATGCTATTTTGGTAATTGCGCTCTTAGCAACAAACCTTTCATTTGGACAAACGATCTTGAAGGCAGACCCAATGCATTCAAAACTAACATTTACCGTTGAGCACTTTGGCATCTCTGATGTTTTCGGTTTATTTCAAAAGTTTGACGTTACGGTTACCTCATCCAAACCTGACTTTAGCGACGCTGTCTTTGAACTATCTACAGATCTGGCATCCATCAATACAGAGGTAAAGATGAGAGATGATGACCTCCGGAGTCCACATTTCTTTGATGTTGAAAAATACCCATTAATGACCTTTAAAAGCACTTCAATTAAAAAAGACGGAAAGGACAGATACAAGCTTACCGGAAATTTGACCATGCATGGCGTTACAAAACCGGTAACAATGGACTTATGGTATAGAGGAACAATGCTTGACCAAATGTCTAAAAAACAAAGATATGGTTTCCAACTAGCAGGAACTTTAAACAGATATGACTTTAATATCGGTCCTTCATACCCTGAAATTGCGATTTCCAATCTCGTAAGGATAAAAGCAGATGGTGAATTTATTAAGTAA
- a CDS encoding pirin family protein yields MKRLIEKIVTNSGKPHMVGDGFRVFNYIPGAGILQERISPFLLLDFNPEYDFGPSNHVRGVGVHPHKGFETVTIAYKGSVAHHDSTGSHGIINAGDVQWMTAGSGILHKEYHEEAFSKKGGPFEMVQLWVNLPKKDKSVKPHYQELTAAGMGKVELPENAGVVNVIAGNFNGVAGPAKTYSPVNLFDIKLNAGAEINTSIPTRHNTALLVVNGSVEVNGEMASEHSFVLFTNEGQEIQIKANQNSVILLLSGEPIREPIVSYGPFVMNTEAEIHQAIDDFNMGKFGALAD; encoded by the coding sequence ATGAAAAGGTTAATTGAAAAAATAGTGACAAATTCCGGTAAACCACATATGGTTGGTGATGGATTCAGAGTGTTTAACTACATTCCGGGGGCAGGTATTCTTCAGGAGAGAATAAGTCCGTTTTTACTATTGGATTTTAACCCTGAATATGATTTTGGTCCTTCAAATCATGTTCGCGGTGTGGGAGTTCACCCACATAAAGGTTTTGAAACTGTAACTATTGCTTATAAAGGATCTGTAGCACACCATGATAGTACTGGCAGCCATGGAATTATAAATGCCGGCGATGTACAATGGATGACAGCCGGTAGTGGTATCTTGCATAAAGAATACCATGAAGAGGCTTTTTCAAAAAAAGGAGGCCCCTTTGAAATGGTACAGTTATGGGTAAATCTTCCTAAAAAAGATAAATCTGTTAAACCACATTACCAGGAGCTGACAGCAGCCGGAATGGGAAAAGTGGAGTTACCGGAAAATGCCGGAGTAGTAAATGTCATCGCGGGAAACTTTAATGGAGTTGCTGGTCCAGCAAAAACATACAGTCCCGTAAACCTATTTGATATCAAATTGAATGCGGGCGCAGAAATAAATACCTCAATCCCGACCAGGCACAATACCGCCCTATTAGTTGTTAATGGAAGTGTAGAAGTTAATGGTGAAATGGCATCTGAACATAGTTTTGTATTGTTTACAAACGAAGGCCAGGAAATTCAAATTAAAGCAAATCAGAACAGTGTAATCTTATTATTGAGTGGCGAACCAATTCGTGAGCCTATCGTAAGCTATGGACCATTTGTGATGAATACCGAAGCAGAAATCCATCAAGCTATAGATGACTTCAATATGGGTAAATTTGGCGCGCTGGCAGATTAA